One genomic window of Bacteroidota bacterium includes the following:
- a CDS encoding S9 family peptidase produces MSSCSQTPTYPEAQRGAVQDTFFGTIVADPYRWMENPADSSTMAWVDAQNVLTRSVLDGSGKRESIHSRLTGLWNYPKFSAPSKKGSRYFFFKNDGLQNQSVLYWQNGPGGEPQVLLDPNKLSEDGTVSLSLTSLSEGGAYLAYGLSSGGSDRQEVKIRRVATGEDLEDVIKWCKFTSIAWLPDNSGFFYNRYPEPGTVAKEDENMYSRVYFHKLGTPQSEDQLVFEQPEFKTRGFSPIITEDGNYLILYVWEGTDPRNRLYIRDLRNNKPFIKLLDKKDASYSPVHSSGTLLYVMTNLDAPRYRLVAIDLTKPDPSQWKTIIPEQTEVLDNITVVNNQFIATYMKDARHQIRVFSTEGTGIGEIGLPVPGTISLSASRSTDREMFITLTSFTYPSTIFRYDFIAGAMTVFRQPDIRFDLAAYETKQVFYPSKDGTKIPMFIVYKKGLDLNGQNPVLLYGYGGFNVSLTPSFSIGRLVWLEAGGVYALANLRGGGEYGEDWHQAGMLGKKQNVFDDLHAAAEYLIAEKYTSPSLLAINGGSNGGLLVAAAMTQRPDLYGAVVCQVPVIDMLRYHRLSVGHYWIPEYGNAENSKEEFDFMMAYSPLHNIRPDVNYPATLITTADTDDRVVPAHAKKFAATLQHTYKGKNPILIRVETRAGHGAGKPTSKVIDETADIYTFLFDRFGMTSPAVAE; encoded by the coding sequence ATGAGTAGTTGTTCACAGACACCCACCTATCCGGAGGCTCAGCGCGGAGCTGTGCAGGATACCTTTTTCGGAACCATCGTCGCCGATCCCTACCGGTGGATGGAAAATCCGGCCGATTCATCCACCATGGCCTGGGTCGATGCCCAGAACGTCCTCACCCGATCCGTTCTGGATGGCAGCGGAAAGCGTGAGTCCATTCATTCCCGCCTGACCGGATTATGGAATTACCCGAAATTTTCTGCCCCATCCAAAAAGGGAAGCCGGTATTTCTTTTTCAAAAATGACGGACTTCAGAATCAGTCGGTTCTGTACTGGCAGAACGGACCCGGTGGTGAGCCTCAGGTTCTGCTCGATCCGAATAAACTGAGTGAAGATGGAACGGTTTCGCTTTCCCTTACCTCATTGTCTGAAGGCGGCGCCTATCTGGCTTATGGATTATCATCGGGTGGAAGTGACCGTCAGGAAGTGAAGATCCGGCGGGTAGCCACCGGAGAAGATCTTGAGGATGTGATTAAATGGTGTAAGTTCACCTCCATTGCCTGGCTTCCCGATAATTCCGGATTTTTTTATAACCGGTATCCCGAACCCGGCACAGTTGCCAAAGAAGATGAAAACATGTACAGCCGGGTGTATTTCCATAAACTCGGAACACCCCAGTCTGAAGATCAGCTGGTCTTTGAACAACCCGAGTTTAAAACCCGCGGGTTCAGTCCCATCATCACCGAAGATGGAAATTATCTGATTCTGTACGTCTGGGAAGGAACCGATCCCCGCAACCGTCTGTACATCCGCGACCTCAGAAACAACAAACCGTTTATTAAACTGCTCGATAAAAAAGATGCCAGCTATTCCCCGGTTCACAGTTCGGGCACTCTTTTATATGTGATGACCAATCTGGATGCACCCCGGTACCGGCTGGTCGCCATTGATCTGACCAAACCCGATCCGTCCCAGTGGAAAACGATAATCCCCGAACAAACCGAGGTGCTCGATAACATCACTGTGGTGAATAACCAGTTTATCGCCACTTACATGAAGGATGCCCGTCATCAGATCCGGGTTTTCTCAACCGAGGGAACCGGTATCGGTGAGATCGGACTTCCGGTTCCCGGAACCATCAGCCTGAGTGCCTCTCGATCAACCGATCGGGAAATGTTTATTACCCTGACGTCATTCACGTATCCATCCACCATCTTCCGGTACGATTTTATCGCCGGAGCCATGACCGTGTTCCGTCAGCCGGATATCCGGTTCGACCTGGCGGCTTATGAAACCAAACAGGTGTTTTACCCATCGAAGGATGGCACTAAAATCCCCATGTTCATCGTTTACAAAAAGGGACTCGATCTGAATGGTCAGAATCCGGTGCTGCTGTACGGCTATGGCGGATTTAACGTCAGCCTGACTCCCTCCTTTTCCATCGGACGGCTGGTCTGGCTTGAAGCCGGGGGTGTGTATGCGCTGGCCAATCTTCGTGGCGGTGGTGAGTATGGCGAAGATTGGCATCAGGCGGGCATGCTCGGGAAAAAACAGAATGTTTTTGATGACCTTCATGCCGCTGCAGAGTATCTGATTGCAGAGAAATATACCTCACCTTCCCTTCTGGCAATCAACGGAGGAAGCAATGGCGGCCTGCTGGTTGCAGCAGCCATGACCCAGCGCCCGGATCTGTATGGGGCGGTGGTTTGCCAGGTGCCGGTGATTGACATGTTGCGCTACCATCGCTTGTCGGTGGGTCATTACTGGATTCCGGAATATGGCAATGCAGAAAATTCCAAAGAGGAGTTTGATTTCATGATGGCGTACTCGCCATTGCACAACATCAGACCCGATGTGAACTATCCAGCAACCCTGATAACCACTGCCGATACCGATGACCGGGTGGTTCCGGCCCATGCAAAAAAATTTGCAGCAACCCTGCAGCACACCTACAAAGGAAAAAATCCGATCCTCATCCGGGTGGAAACCCGGGCAGGACATGGCGCCGGGAAACCCACTTCGAAGGTGATCGATGAAACGGCTGATATTTACACGTTCCTGTTTGACCGGTTTGGCATGACTTCCCCGGCGGTGGCTGAATGA
- a CDS encoding GDP-mannose 4,6-dehydratase translates to MSTILVTGCAGFIGSHLTEKLLADGHDVVGVDNFDPFYPRTIKERNMAGFHQNPRFQFFEINLADPGMVNRLPVDEVDVVVHLAGKAGVRPSIQDPLGYIDANITATQNLLNRMRDGKRNKLVFASSSSVYGNTPETPYHEDMDVSNPISPYAFTKKACELLNYTYHHLYGIDMINLRFFTVYGPRQRPDLAIHKFTHLIRTGRPIPVFGDGSTARDYTFVADTVDGISRAIRYVTDHQSVYEIINLGNHTPVSLSDLIHHLALATGTTPVLDRKPMQPGDVNITFADISRAKSLLGYDPKTQLQAGLKVFVNWYDSVYGM, encoded by the coding sequence ATGAGCACCATTCTGGTTACCGGCTGTGCCGGTTTTATTGGTTCTCACCTGACCGAAAAGTTGCTGGCAGATGGTCATGATGTGGTTGGGGTTGATAATTTCGATCCGTTCTACCCCCGCACCATCAAAGAACGAAACATGGCGGGATTCCACCAGAATCCGCGCTTTCAGTTTTTCGAAATCAATCTGGCCGATCCCGGTATGGTGAACCGGTTACCGGTTGATGAAGTGGATGTGGTGGTGCATCTGGCCGGGAAGGCGGGTGTTCGACCATCGATTCAGGATCCGCTTGGCTATATCGATGCCAATATAACAGCAACCCAGAATCTGCTGAACCGGATGCGTGATGGCAAACGGAATAAACTGGTTTTTGCTTCCTCTTCTTCAGTTTATGGAAACACACCAGAGACACCATACCATGAAGACATGGATGTGAGCAATCCGATTTCGCCATATGCTTTTACAAAAAAGGCGTGCGAATTGCTTAATTATACCTACCATCATCTGTATGGGATCGATATGATCAACCTGCGGTTCTTTACCGTCTACGGTCCCCGTCAGCGCCCCGATCTGGCCATTCACAAATTCACCCACCTGATCCGGACGGGTCGGCCCATTCCGGTTTTTGGCGATGGCAGCACGGCAAGGGATTACACCTTTGTGGCCGACACGGTGGATGGCATTTCCCGCGCCATCCGCTACGTAACCGATCACCAGTCGGTGTATGAAATCATCAATCTGGGAAATCATACCCCTGTTTCGCTTTCTGACCTGATACACCACCTGGCCCTGGCAACCGGGACCACGCCCGTCCTCGACCGGAAACCCATGCAACCCGGCGATGTGAACATCACCTTTGCTGATATTTCCCGTGCCAAATCCCTGTTGGGATATGACCCGAAAACCCAGCTTCAGGCCGGATTGAAGGTATTTGTTAACTGGTACGATTCGGTTTACGGCATGTAA
- a CDS encoding sigma-54-dependent Fis family transcriptional regulator: MRLLLADDEKNLRLLLSDLLTKAGYQVDTAENGDEALRKLASNPYDLLLTDLKMPYVSGMEIIRELSTRKDAPVMIMMTAFSTVEVAVEAMKLGAFDFIVKPVDPNQLLQILEKASAVSSQQAPARPVRTGTGKKVAGQLVGDSPAMTTLKDLIARVAPVDVSVLIQGESGTGKELVARAIHAASGRASGPFVAVNCAALNENLIESEFFGHEKGAFTGAADRRIGRFELADGGTIFLDEIGDLPFSLQAKLLRVLQERQIERVGGVQTIPINVRVIAATCQDLKKKLVEGTFREDLFFRLAVFPLVTPPLRNRPEDIPVLTGVLLGKLAGQLGVKVPQPGKNFLDSLAGYHWPGNVRELENQLMRLLILQADKPEWNEAVQMEGVTQKSTPVVSEDELLVTTLRRTNCNISQTAEKLGVSRVTIYARIKALQLNLAELRG, from the coding sequence ATGCGTCTGTTGTTGGCTGATGATGAGAAAAATCTGCGGTTGCTTTTATCTGATCTGCTGACCAAGGCCGGCTATCAGGTCGATACAGCCGAAAACGGAGATGAGGCTCTGCGAAAACTCGCTTCCAATCCGTATGATCTGCTCCTGACCGATCTGAAAATGCCGTATGTTTCCGGCATGGAAATTATCAGAGAACTCAGCACCCGTAAAGATGCTCCGGTCATGATCATGATGACGGCTTTTTCCACCGTGGAAGTCGCAGTGGAAGCCATGAAGCTCGGGGCCTTCGATTTTATCGTGAAACCCGTTGATCCCAATCAGTTGCTTCAGATTCTTGAAAAAGCATCGGCCGTTTCCAGTCAGCAGGCACCGGCCCGTCCTGTCCGGACCGGTACGGGCAAAAAGGTGGCTGGCCAGCTGGTGGGTGATTCACCTGCCATGACCACACTAAAGGACCTGATTGCCAGAGTCGCCCCCGTTGATGTTTCGGTTCTGATACAGGGTGAAAGCGGGACAGGAAAAGAATTGGTAGCCCGGGCCATTCATGCAGCCAGTGGTCGTGCCAGTGGTCCGTTTGTAGCCGTGAACTGCGCCGCTTTAAATGAGAATTTGATTGAAAGCGAGTTTTTCGGTCATGAAAAAGGGGCCTTTACCGGTGCGGCTGACCGCAGGATCGGCCGGTTTGAACTGGCCGATGGCGGCACCATCTTTCTCGATGAAATCGGGGACCTCCCCTTTTCGCTTCAGGCTAAATTACTGCGTGTTTTACAGGAGCGTCAGATTGAGCGGGTCGGCGGGGTTCAAACCATTCCGATCAATGTTCGGGTCATTGCTGCCACTTGCCAGGATCTCAAGAAAAAGCTTGTGGAAGGGACCTTCAGAGAAGATTTGTTCTTCCGCCTGGCAGTGTTCCCGCTGGTAACCCCGCCCCTCAGAAACCGGCCGGAGGATATTCCCGTTCTCACAGGCGTTCTGCTTGGCAAACTGGCCGGACAGTTGGGTGTGAAAGTCCCGCAGCCGGGGAAGAATTTTCTGGACAGTTTAGCCGGGTATCACTGGCCCGGAAATGTGAGGGAACTTGAAAATCAGCTGATGCGGTTGCTGATACTGCAGGCCGATAAACCGGAATGGAATGAGGCGGTTCAGATGGAAGGTGTGACCCAGAAATCCACCCCGGTAGTTTCGGAAGATGAACTGCTGGTCACCACACTTCGCAGGACCAATTGCAACATCAGTCAGACTGCCGAGAAATTGGGTGTCAGCCGTGTGACCATCTATGCCCGGATCAAGGCGTTACAGCTGAATCTTGCCGAACTCAGGGGGTAA
- a CDS encoding membrane dipeptidase: MFLLFLLSSFSFQPDTTHLAAATALCQSAIIVDGHIDTPSLIESNRETDMITGRNCSDFSIPLARKGGLDAPFMSIYTPSGLQKTPGASFQHANLLIRLVDSVITRNPGVVAKALSPADIRSNTANGLISLPLGMENGSPIEGNPENVEYFYKKGVRYITLTHATHNQIGGSSYDTSPTGRDLTEFGRTVISEMNRLGILVDLAHVTDSTFYQALRETKAPPVISHSSCRHFTPGFERNVSDDMLKALARKDGIIMINFGTYFLTRAGNSYGDRRREHLDRFIKENAITKRDDPAVKAERTRWEKENPYPRATISDVADHIDHAVRLAGIDHVGLGSDYDGVGPTLPAGLETAATYPNLVAELMRRGYSETDIRKILGENFLRVWETALSVVTP; encoded by the coding sequence ATGTTTCTTCTTTTCCTGCTTTCATCATTCAGCTTTCAACCCGATACCACTCACCTGGCGGCAGCCACCGCACTCTGCCAATCAGCCATCATTGTGGACGGGCATATCGACACACCAAGTCTGATTGAATCCAACCGTGAAACCGATATGATCACCGGTCGGAATTGTTCCGATTTTTCCATTCCGCTTGCCCGGAAAGGGGGGCTGGATGCACCATTCATGTCGATTTACACGCCATCCGGACTTCAGAAAACCCCTGGAGCCAGTTTCCAACATGCCAATTTGCTGATCCGTCTGGTGGATAGTGTCATCACCCGGAACCCGGGGGTGGTTGCGAAAGCCTTATCTCCGGCCGATATCCGTTCAAACACAGCCAACGGACTGATATCACTTCCGCTTGGTATGGAGAATGGCTCTCCGATTGAAGGAAATCCTGAAAACGTGGAGTATTTCTATAAAAAGGGAGTCCGGTACATTACCCTGACTCATGCAACCCATAACCAGATCGGTGGTTCATCATACGACACTTCCCCGACAGGCCGGGACCTGACGGAATTCGGACGGACGGTTATTTCGGAAATGAACCGGTTGGGAATTCTCGTCGATCTGGCTCATGTCACCGATTCCACCTTTTATCAGGCCCTTCGGGAAACAAAGGCCCCACCTGTCATTTCACATTCATCCTGCCGTCATTTCACTCCGGGTTTTGAACGCAATGTGAGTGATGACATGCTCAAGGCGCTGGCCCGGAAGGATGGCATTATCATGATCAATTTCGGAACGTATTTTCTGACCAGGGCCGGAAATTCCTACGGAGACCGCCGCAGGGAACACCTCGACCGTTTTATAAAAGAAAATGCGATCACCAAACGCGATGATCCGGCCGTGAAAGCAGAACGGACACGATGGGAAAAGGAAAATCCATACCCGAGAGCCACCATTTCAGATGTGGCCGACCACATTGATCATGCGGTCAGGCTGGCTGGAATCGATCACGTTGGCCTGGGATCTGACTATGACGGTGTGGGACCAACCCTTCCGGCCGGCCTGGAAACGGCTGCGACTTACCCCAATCTGGTAGCCGAACTCATGCGGCGCGGGTATTCAGAAACAGACATCCGGAAAATTCTCGGAGAGAACTTTCTTCGGGTGTGGGAAACAGCCCTTTCGGTGGTTACCCCCTGA
- the hemB gene encoding porphobilinogen synthase, whose amino-acid sequence MLIRPRRNRASAGIRSLVRETTLTCSDLIMPLFVIGGTNRREPVRSMPGIDRLSPDLVVETARELRSLGVPAVVLFPAIEEEKKDKTATESTNPDGLYLSTIRLLKREIPDMVIITDVAMDPYSSDGHDGLVADSGEILNDETLEILARMSVAQARAGADIIAPSDMMDGRVEYIRRSLDAEGFTGVGILSYSAKYASAFYGPFRDALDSAPKKGDKKTYQMDPANSREALREVFLDIAEGADMVMVKPGLPYLDVVRQVAEESEVPVAVYNVSGEYAMIRAAAANGWLDYRSCVMETLTAFKRAGADLILTYHALEAARWINGKV is encoded by the coding sequence ATGCTGATCCGCCCAAGACGTAACCGTGCATCGGCCGGAATCCGTTCCCTGGTGCGGGAAACCACCCTCACCTGTTCCGATCTGATCATGCCCTTGTTCGTCATCGGCGGGACCAACCGCCGGGAACCCGTTCGTTCTATGCCGGGTATCGACCGGCTGTCACCTGACCTTGTGGTGGAGACCGCACGTGAACTAAGGTCACTGGGCGTTCCTGCGGTGGTGTTGTTCCCTGCCATCGAGGAGGAGAAGAAGGATAAAACAGCCACAGAAAGCACCAATCCGGATGGTTTGTACCTGAGCACCATCCGGTTGCTGAAGCGTGAAATTCCCGACATGGTCATCATCACCGATGTGGCAATGGATCCGTACAGTTCTGATGGACATGATGGGTTGGTTGCCGACAGCGGGGAAATTCTGAACGATGAAACGCTTGAAATCCTGGCCCGGATGTCAGTGGCACAGGCCAGGGCCGGGGCCGATATCATTGCTCCCTCCGATATGATGGATGGACGGGTGGAATACATCCGCCGGTCACTCGATGCGGAAGGCTTTACTGGTGTCGGCATTCTCAGTTATTCAGCCAAGTATGCGTCTGCCTTTTACGGACCGTTCCGCGATGCACTGGACAGTGCCCCGAAAAAAGGAGACAAAAAAACCTACCAGATGGATCCTGCCAACAGCCGGGAGGCCCTCCGCGAGGTGTTTCTCGACATCGCTGAAGGGGCAGACATGGTGATGGTCAAGCCCGGACTGCCTTATCTGGATGTGGTTCGCCAGGTGGCAGAAGAATCGGAAGTGCCGGTGGCGGTTTATAATGTATCGGGTGAATACGCCATGATCCGGGCCGCTGCCGCCAATGGCTGGCTCGATTACCGCTCCTGTGTGATGGAAACACTCACCGCCTTTAAGCGGGCAGGAGCCGATCTGATTTTAACCTATCACGCATTGGAAGCGGCCCGGTGGATAAACGGAAAAGTCTGA
- a CDS encoding anhydro-N-acetylmuramic acid kinase, translating into MDKRKSLTIAGAMSGTSLDAIDWATIRIPADFPDSFIDILSTSSWPIPGELKERLRSLALGQPASASVFLHTEEALTDAYLESLQVHLSKSGIKPEFLACHGQTIYHDPAPVNADHPYRGTWQILNGQRLALESGIPVIWQFRQADMAAGGQGAPLVPAVDRLLFSRFKPCAVLNIGGIANLTFLRRDGSVTGFDCGPGNMVMDYLARKFMDRPYDAGGDIASIGKVHHGPLDMALAHPFFSSPPPKSTGRELFSDDWIEEWMDHFPMKTLPADYLATAAELTARSIADSVRLFAPEEPTCLFVSGGGSRNPFLMRRLIRLLPNNLYPDPTDSAGVPADWKEAIAFAILGWMRINSMPANQPEVTGASRPVLLGVVTN; encoded by the coding sequence GTGGATAAACGGAAAAGTCTGACCATAGCCGGTGCCATGTCGGGCACCTCCCTGGATGCCATTGACTGGGCCACAATCCGGATTCCGGCTGATTTCCCCGATTCATTCATTGATATTCTTTCGACCTCATCCTGGCCGATTCCCGGCGAACTGAAGGAACGGCTCCGGTCCCTGGCGCTGGGGCAACCGGCTTCTGCCTCGGTTTTTCTTCATACCGAAGAAGCATTGACCGATGCCTATCTGGAGTCGTTGCAGGTCCACTTGTCAAAATCAGGAATCAAACCCGAGTTTCTGGCCTGCCACGGACAAACCATCTATCACGATCCGGCACCAGTCAACGCAGACCATCCTTACCGCGGCACCTGGCAGATACTCAATGGCCAGCGGCTCGCGCTTGAATCGGGAATACCGGTCATCTGGCAATTCCGGCAGGCCGATATGGCAGCCGGAGGACAGGGTGCACCGCTGGTTCCGGCGGTTGACCGTCTGCTTTTCAGCCGGTTCAAACCCTGTGCTGTGCTGAATATCGGGGGGATTGCCAATCTTACTTTCCTGCGCAGGGATGGATCGGTTACCGGTTTCGATTGCGGACCCGGGAACATGGTGATGGACTATCTGGCACGCAAATTCATGGACAGACCTTATGATGCCGGCGGAGATATTGCCTCCATCGGAAAGGTTCATCACGGTCCGCTCGACATGGCGCTGGCTCACCCATTTTTTTCCAGTCCGCCCCCGAAATCGACCGGCCGGGAACTGTTCAGCGATGACTGGATTGAGGAGTGGATGGATCACTTTCCGATGAAAACCCTTCCCGCCGATTATCTGGCCACCGCGGCCGAGTTGACGGCAAGGTCCATTGCCGATTCGGTCCGGTTGTTCGCACCCGAGGAACCCACCTGTCTGTTTGTTTCGGGCGGGGGAAGCCGCAATCCGTTTCTGATGAGAAGACTGATCCGGTTACTGCCCAATAATCTGTACCCCGATCCTACCGATTCGGCGGGTGTTCCGGCCGATTGGAAAGAGGCCATTGCCTTTGCCATTCTCGGTTGGATGAGAATCAATTCCATGCCGGCCAATCAGCCCGAGGTCACCGGAGCATCCCGGCCGGTGTTGCTGGGTGTGGTGACCAATTAA
- a CDS encoding thiamine-monophosphate kinase → MSFTPISLQDGGALTRKIQSWVPADPSILVVSLSEEAAVIRIPEGDHVITASGLMIEGIHADLTYQSMAHLGFKSVSRGLGSLLAMNGQGEWITLNLALPRKISLELLEDFFSGVRAACREFRLSVAGVNLSPTSANLVIGYTAGGRVSPDQLIRKGGCAAGDLIAVTGYPGRSFSGLKVLLREKAIYLSQPEGYSPSFQNESWLIESYLTPRPPVSTTSWMSANQLKPTAMAGLTEGLAGGLYQLISASGLGADLEENLLPSHEQIRDLATRLGDDDLQYVLYGGDDPGLIMTFPPSAADRIESCEDLTVIGTITSSHQHLMLVNPIDGARPVDPIGGWQNE, encoded by the coding sequence ATGAGCTTTACTCCGATTTCACTGCAGGATGGTGGGGCCCTTACCCGCAAAATTCAGTCCTGGGTGCCTGCAGACCCTTCCATCCTTGTGGTGTCCCTTTCCGAGGAGGCTGCGGTCATCCGGATTCCTGAAGGTGATCACGTGATCACCGCCTCGGGACTGATGATTGAAGGAATTCATGCCGATCTGACCTACCAGTCCATGGCCCATCTGGGTTTTAAATCAGTTTCACGGGGCCTGGGTTCGCTGCTGGCAATGAACGGACAGGGTGAGTGGATCACACTGAATCTGGCCCTCCCGCGGAAAATCTCGCTCGAATTGCTCGAGGATTTTTTTTCGGGGGTTCGGGCAGCCTGCCGTGAATTCAGGCTGTCCGTGGCCGGGGTGAACCTGAGTCCGACATCGGCCAATCTGGTGATCGGTTACACGGCGGGCGGTAGGGTTTCGCCAGACCAGCTGATCAGAAAAGGGGGATGTGCTGCAGGTGATCTGATTGCAGTGACCGGATACCCGGGTCGCAGTTTTTCGGGACTGAAGGTGCTGCTGAGGGAGAAGGCCATTTATCTGTCGCAGCCGGAAGGATATAGTCCTTCTTTTCAGAATGAATCCTGGCTGATAGAAAGTTACCTGACTCCTCGTCCGCCTGTTTCCACCACCAGCTGGATGTCTGCCAATCAATTGAAACCCACGGCTATGGCTGGTCTTACCGAGGGATTGGCCGGGGGACTTTATCAGCTGATTTCTGCCTCGGGGTTGGGGGCTGATCTGGAAGAAAACCTCCTGCCTTCTCATGAACAGATCCGCGATCTGGCTACCAGACTTGGTGATGATGATCTTCAGTATGTCCTGTATGGCGGAGACGATCCCGGCCTGATCATGACCTTCCCTCCATCAGCGGCTGACAGGATTGAGTCCTGCGAAGATCTGACCGTGATCGGAACCATCACCTCTTCACATCAGCACCTGATGCTTGTCAATCCCATCGATGGTGCCCGTCCTGTCGATCCGATCGGGGGCTGGCAGAACGAATGA
- the moaA gene encoding GTP 3',8-cyclase MoaA, with translation MSPLTPSHPLADTFGRFHHYLRISVTDRCNLRCRYCMPADGVPLVPKSDLLTFEEITQLVGWLAEAGVSKIRLTGGEPTVRKGLPDLLGQLKAIPGIRTLAMTSNGLLLGPVLDQLVENGLSQLNLSLDALSPAVFRTITRREGLENVLSVIDRALSLKELEVKVNMVVLRGVNDHEIPDMVSYFTKRRAELRFIEWMPFSGNEWTGDLLVSKSEILQRISQLEPIQPVGYSDAGTGTADQFILPESGLRIGIISSMTDHFCATCSRIRLTAEGMFKSCLFENSEIDLRTPLRAGATRHDILNLISRKIKEKKAAHGGMHMIAQNPGRPMVAIGG, from the coding sequence ATGAGTCCTCTGACCCCCTCTCATCCGCTGGCGGATACGTTCGGAAGATTTCACCATTATCTGCGGATTTCGGTGACCGATCGTTGTAACCTGCGATGCCGGTATTGCATGCCAGCCGATGGGGTTCCCCTCGTTCCCAAATCGGACCTGCTTACCTTCGAGGAAATCACGCAGCTGGTCGGGTGGCTTGCCGAAGCCGGAGTGTCAAAAATCAGACTCACCGGCGGGGAGCCCACTGTCAGAAAAGGCCTGCCAGACCTGCTGGGTCAGTTGAAGGCCATCCCCGGAATCAGAACATTGGCCATGACTTCAAACGGACTCCTGCTCGGCCCCGTTCTGGATCAATTGGTGGAAAACGGACTCAGTCAGTTGAATCTTTCTCTGGATGCCCTGTCACCGGCAGTGTTCAGAACCATCACCCGGCGGGAGGGTCTGGAAAACGTTCTCTCCGTGATTGATCGTGCTCTCAGCCTGAAGGAACTCGAAGTAAAAGTCAACATGGTGGTCCTCAGGGGAGTGAACGACCATGAGATTCCGGACATGGTTTCCTACTTCACAAAAAGACGTGCCGAACTCAGATTCATTGAATGGATGCCTTTTTCGGGCAATGAATGGACGGGGGACCTGCTGGTTTCAAAGTCGGAGATCCTTCAGCGGATTTCACAACTGGAACCCATTCAGCCGGTTGGATACTCGGATGCCGGAACCGGAACAGCCGACCAGTTTATCCTTCCGGAATCCGGACTCAGAATCGGAATCATCTCCAGCATGACCGACCATTTCTGTGCAACCTGTTCCCGTATCCGTCTGACTGCAGAAGGAATGTTTAAATCCTGCCTCTTTGAAAACAGCGAAATCGATCTGCGGACTCCTCTAAGAGCAGGTGCAACACGGCATGACATTCTGAATCTCATTTCACGGAAAATAAAAGAAAAAAAAGCCGCACACGGAGGCATGCACATGATTGCACAAAATCCTGGCCGCCCCATGGTAGCAATCGGAGGTTAA
- the moaC gene encoding cyclic pyranopterin monophosphate synthase MoaC: MAGFSHLNEQNRLHMVDVSGKPDTHRLARATGTIDLEEAYTAARDQHLAKGDLLTTATIAGIQGAKSTSGLIPLCHPLPLSSVSLDFRFSDETRQLTVTATAITTGKTGVEMEALTAVSVALLTVFDMCKAITHRMTIHSIRILRKEGGRSGTMDFTGEQP; the protein is encoded by the coding sequence ATGGCGGGCTTTTCTCATCTGAATGAACAAAACCGGCTTCACATGGTCGATGTGAGCGGGAAGCCCGATACCCATCGGCTGGCTCGGGCAACCGGAACCATTGATCTGGAAGAAGCATACACCGCGGCCCGTGATCAGCACCTGGCCAAAGGAGACCTGCTGACCACGGCCACCATTGCCGGAATTCAGGGAGCCAAAAGCACCTCCGGTCTGATTCCTTTGTGTCATCCGCTGCCTCTTTCCTCGGTCAGTCTCGACTTCCGGTTTTCCGATGAAACACGTCAGCTGACGGTGACTGCCACAGCCATCACCACTGGTAAAACCGGAGTTGAGATGGAAGCGCTCACCGCCGTGTCTGTTGCGCTTCTGACGGTTTTTGATATGTGCAAGGCCATCACACACCGGATGACCATTCATTCGATCCGCATCCTCAGAAAAGAGGGCGGACGGTCGGGAACCATGGACTTCACAGGAGAACAGCCATGA